Proteins from a single region of Platichthys flesus chromosome 16, fPlaFle2.1, whole genome shotgun sequence:
- the LOC133970987 gene encoding EP300-interacting inhibitor of differentiation 3-like: MKRARGGVMDHAASPAGCRRKVGRPKCKRGVSVSIDLQDKDLAPRIKVQSRFRDLINNLQPVPHLREVAPNAQLPLVATDLGKEKASQMSAGCTAFDPIAMAMHLFSFMDLHQLEDEENWGTAQCQLKPDAWHTLARRAECCFKTAPTFHYM; this comes from the exons ATGAAGAGAGCCAGAGGAGGCGTCATGGACCACGCTGCCAGCCCCGCTGGCTGCCGCAGGAAAGTGGGCCGACCGAAATGTAAGAGGGGGGTCAGCGTCTCCATTGACCTGCAAGACAAGGACCTGGCTCCCAGGATAAAGGTACAGAGCCGGTTCAGAGACCTCATCAACAACCTGCAGC CAGTTCCACACCTGAGGGAAGTGGCTCCCAACGCCcagctccccctggtggccacCGACCTGGGGAAGGAGAAAGCCAGCCAAATGTCTGCTGGTTGCACCGCTTTTGATCCCATCGCTATGGCTATGCATCTT TTTTCCTTCATGGATCTCCACCAACTAGAAGACGAGGAGAACTGGGGCACAGCTCAATGCCAGCTGAAACCGGATGCTTGGCACACATTGGCCAGGAGAGCAGAGTGCTGTTTCAAGACCGCACCCACCTTCCACTACATGTGA